Proteins co-encoded in one Haloarcula pelagica genomic window:
- a CDS encoding 2,3,4,5-tetrahydropyridine-2,6-dicarboxylate N-succinyltransferase, producing the protein MLGQDLERNIGDLWTAYEQGATVEDVEPPQLDTLDDFLTALENGDVRAAEKVDGEWQVNEWVKRGILLNFAFRKTYSRTYGDVDYHDVLPLRDTGDLGERGTRNTPDGTTIRRGAYLGEDCIMMSPSFVNIGAHVGDGTLIDSCDTVGSCAQIGENVKLGANTLIGGVLEPVESAPVIVEDDVALGAGCRVTSGFVVGEGSVVGENTLLTPRIPVYDLVEDEVLYGELPPERRAFQRFVDSSVGEHDLFDGGAYKPAVVATDVEEETLEATEREDALRD; encoded by the coding sequence ATGCTCGGACAAGACCTCGAACGGAACATCGGGGACCTGTGGACGGCCTACGAACAGGGCGCGACGGTGGAAGATGTCGAACCCCCGCAGCTGGACACGCTCGACGACTTCCTGACCGCGCTGGAGAACGGCGACGTGCGCGCCGCCGAGAAGGTTGACGGCGAGTGGCAGGTCAACGAGTGGGTCAAGCGCGGCATCCTGCTGAACTTCGCGTTCCGGAAGACCTACAGCCGGACCTACGGCGATGTCGACTACCACGATGTCCTGCCGCTGCGGGACACCGGCGACCTGGGGGAGCGCGGGACACGCAACACGCCGGACGGGACGACCATCCGCCGGGGGGCGTACCTGGGCGAGGACTGTATCATGATGTCGCCGTCGTTCGTCAACATCGGCGCCCACGTCGGTGACGGGACGCTGATCGACTCCTGTGACACCGTCGGCTCCTGTGCCCAGATCGGCGAGAACGTCAAGCTCGGCGCGAACACGCTCATCGGCGGCGTCCTCGAACCCGTCGAGAGCGCGCCGGTCATCGTCGAGGACGACGTGGCGCTCGGCGCCGGCTGTCGCGTCACCAGCGGGTTCGTCGTCGGCGAGGGCTCGGTCGTCGGCGAGAACACGCTGTTGACGCCCCGGATTCCGGTCTACGACCTCGTCGAGGACGAGGTGCTCTACGGCGAACTGCCGCCCGAGCGGCGCGCGTTCCAGCGCTTCGTCGACTCCTCGGTCGGCGAGCACGACCTGTTCGACGGCGGCGCCTACAAGCCCGCCGTGGTGGCGACCGATGTCGAAGAGGAGACGCTGGAAGCGACCGAACGGGAAGACGCGCTTCGGGACTAG
- the lysA gene encoding diaminopimelate decarboxylase, with protein MSHASPPVRRLADWDHDRLSRLAAEHGTPLYVLDLDRVAANYERFASAFPDAHVMYAAKAHTGHAVLSKLLETGADIECAAWGELQRAIDAGADPDTLQYTAVNPPDRDLDYAVDLAEDHPGLTITGGARDTFDRLEARGYDGRVAIRINPGIGTGHHEKVATGKDAKFGIPYDEVPGLADEIGERFDLVGIHAHAGSGVLHDDLDDHCRAIAKVAEMGRTVEQSHDLAFVDFGGGFGVPYREDEDPLDMQVVGERVSEAVGDLDAQVKLEPGRYVVADAECILTEVNTVKETPAATVVGVDASLATLIRPAMFGSYHPIRNVSAPDRGAEPVSVGGPCCTSADVFCTDRPVARPEREDLLAIGNAGAYGYELANQFHSQPRPAEVAIEDDDARVVRERETLADVTRVER; from the coding sequence ATGAGTCACGCCTCGCCGCCGGTCCGTCGCCTCGCCGACTGGGACCACGACCGGCTGTCCCGACTCGCCGCCGAGCACGGGACACCACTGTACGTCCTCGACCTCGACCGCGTCGCAGCGAACTACGAGCGGTTCGCGTCGGCGTTTCCCGACGCCCACGTGATGTACGCCGCGAAGGCCCACACCGGCCACGCGGTGCTGTCGAAACTGCTGGAGACGGGCGCGGACATCGAGTGTGCCGCCTGGGGTGAACTCCAGCGAGCCATCGACGCCGGTGCCGACCCCGATACGCTCCAGTACACCGCCGTCAACCCGCCAGACCGTGACCTCGACTACGCGGTCGATCTGGCCGAGGACCACCCGGGACTGACGATCACCGGCGGCGCGCGCGACACCTTCGACCGCCTCGAAGCGCGCGGCTACGACGGCCGTGTCGCCATCCGGATCAATCCCGGTATCGGCACCGGCCACCACGAGAAGGTCGCGACGGGCAAGGACGCGAAGTTCGGGATCCCCTACGACGAGGTGCCCGGCCTCGCCGACGAGATCGGCGAGCGGTTCGATCTGGTCGGCATCCACGCTCACGCCGGCAGCGGCGTCCTCCACGACGACCTGGACGACCACTGCCGGGCCATCGCCAAGGTCGCCGAGATGGGGCGAACCGTCGAGCAGTCCCACGACCTGGCGTTCGTCGACTTCGGCGGGGGCTTTGGCGTCCCCTACCGCGAGGACGAGGACCCGCTGGACATGCAGGTCGTCGGCGAGCGGGTCAGCGAGGCGGTCGGCGACCTCGACGCCCAGGTCAAACTCGAACCCGGCCGGTACGTCGTCGCCGACGCCGAGTGCATCCTCACCGAGGTCAACACGGTCAAGGAGACGCCGGCGGCGACCGTCGTCGGCGTCGACGCCTCGCTGGCGACGCTGATCCGCCCGGCGATGTTCGGCTCGTACCACCCGATCCGGAACGTCTCCGCGCCCGACCGCGGCGCCGAACCGGTGTCGGTCGGCGGCCCCTGCTGTACGAGCGCGGACGTGTTCTGTACGGATCGGCCGGTCGCCCGGCCCGAGCGCGAAGACCTGCTCGCCATCGGGAACGCCGGCGCGTACGGCTACGAACTGGCGAACCAGTTCCACTCCCAGCCCCGACCTGCCGAAGTCGCAATCGAAGACGACGACGCCCGGGTCGTCCGGGAACGGGAGACGCTGGCGGACGTGACCCGGGTCGAGCGATGA